From a single Prosthecobacter sp. genomic region:
- a CDS encoding helicase-related protein, whose translation MLIAEEVGMGKTIETGMIIHALVQRRELERCLVVCPAGQISQWQEELEDKLRVRFEVYRHDIDGQRAFSYPRVIASLDTLKLDAPTKHLRGKSHLEILLEAPNWDLVVFDEAHRLTARDYGRKTEKTLNYRLAEQLSQRTRDFILLTGTPHDGNDGKFRNLLKALEPDVSFSRQQPGIFFGDLILKNRKSEVRDATGELLFKQVKVEKMSLAALDSGEAQFHSALTQYLREGYGVAEKDPADPRNRALGFVMVTFQKLASSSAAAVRAALQKRLTRLRKIEMIVASMESELESSEDSRFVGEEEERTLEELQAKLLRDAFTASEVKMLQELLECPILAEAKWNELCRLINAGIQSNVSEKFLIFTEYRGTLSFLEKSLTQRHGVGSVATIQGGMGVEARREAMRRFRDDPACRFLVSTEAGGEGINLQFCSIVVNYDLPWNPFRVIQRIGRVHRIGQQRDMQVFNYRLHNELDQRLSECHEQRVELSVTRLSEVTGLVPSDVRDQLLGFAQEFINYDKIFADSLARANTRSSEEEISEGIRRAEEAFKVAYETVFKHAVAPFNPERFDKLVGGSLTLDSLHEWLDVWLKTNGRRLMHREDEDLYDFLLPEFLKHRFPVGERSVKGTFDRARAMRESSVPLLAFGHPAIDTIGRQAMSSDAGGFVSAALFPHDEPEFDVLVVALLQTKSHDGASAHRLLHIKRDLSGTWSFADPALLDRLGENTNKAVAFTPEGLSDSFEAFVQNQFPDLDFAADQLHYVAALFSSPCSHV comes from the coding sequence GTGCTGATCGCTGAAGAGGTGGGCATGGGCAAGACCATCGAAACTGGGATGATCATCCATGCCCTCGTGCAGCGACGAGAACTGGAGCGCTGCCTTGTGGTCTGTCCTGCCGGGCAGATCAGCCAGTGGCAGGAGGAACTCGAAGATAAGCTGCGGGTCCGTTTTGAGGTTTACCGCCATGACATCGACGGGCAGCGTGCGTTTAGCTATCCAAGGGTCATAGCCTCTCTGGATACGCTGAAGCTGGATGCTCCAACCAAGCACCTGCGGGGGAAAAGCCATCTGGAAATTCTCTTGGAAGCCCCGAATTGGGATCTGGTCGTTTTCGACGAGGCCCACCGGCTGACGGCTCGTGATTATGGCAGGAAAACGGAGAAGACCCTCAATTATCGGCTAGCCGAGCAACTGAGCCAACGCACTCGTGATTTCATCCTGCTCACAGGAACACCCCACGATGGCAATGACGGCAAGTTTCGCAATCTGCTGAAGGCCCTGGAACCCGATGTGTCCTTCTCACGCCAGCAGCCGGGGATATTCTTTGGCGATCTCATCCTCAAGAACCGGAAATCCGAGGTCCGTGACGCGACAGGCGAGCTGCTGTTCAAGCAGGTGAAGGTCGAGAAAATGTCACTCGCCGCCTTGGATTCTGGAGAAGCGCAGTTTCACTCGGCGCTGACTCAATATCTCCGCGAAGGGTATGGTGTGGCCGAGAAGGACCCAGCCGATCCACGAAATCGGGCTCTCGGCTTTGTGATGGTCACTTTTCAGAAGCTTGCTTCGAGCAGTGCAGCCGCTGTCAGGGCGGCACTTCAGAAACGCCTCACGCGGCTGAGAAAAATTGAAATGATTGTAGCTTCAATGGAATCCGAACTGGAGAGTTCTGAAGATAGCCGATTTGTCGGTGAGGAAGAGGAACGCACTCTGGAGGAACTCCAGGCCAAGCTCTTGCGAGATGCCTTCACCGCCAGCGAAGTGAAGATGCTCCAGGAACTCCTGGAGTGTCCCATACTCGCCGAAGCCAAATGGAACGAACTGTGCCGCCTGATCAATGCTGGAATCCAGAGCAACGTGTCAGAGAAGTTTCTGATTTTCACAGAGTACCGGGGCACTTTGAGCTTTCTCGAAAAGTCGCTTACTCAGCGCCACGGAGTGGGATCTGTCGCCACAATTCAAGGCGGCATGGGAGTGGAGGCCCGCAGGGAGGCCATGCGGCGATTCCGAGACGATCCTGCCTGTCGATTCCTCGTATCGACGGAAGCGGGCGGTGAGGGTATCAACCTGCAATTCTGCAGCATCGTAGTGAACTATGATCTCCCGTGGAATCCCTTTCGAGTCATCCAGCGCATCGGACGTGTCCACCGCATCGGGCAACAACGGGACATGCAGGTCTTCAATTACCGACTGCACAATGAACTGGATCAGCGGTTGAGCGAATGTCACGAGCAGAGGGTGGAGTTATCAGTCACGAGGTTGAGTGAAGTGACGGGCCTGGTCCCTTCCGACGTGCGAGATCAATTGCTCGGATTCGCCCAGGAGTTCATCAACTATGACAAGATCTTTGCGGACTCTCTCGCTAGGGCCAACACCAGATCATCCGAGGAGGAGATTTCCGAGGGTATACGCCGCGCAGAAGAAGCTTTCAAAGTGGCTTACGAAACCGTTTTCAAACATGCCGTCGCTCCTTTCAACCCCGAGCGCTTTGACAAGCTGGTTGGCGGCTCATTGACGCTGGATAGCTTGCACGAGTGGCTGGACGTGTGGTTGAAGACCAACGGTCGCCGGCTCATGCACCGGGAGGATGAGGACTTGTATGATTTCCTGCTCCCGGAATTCCTGAAACACCGTTTTCCTGTCGGCGAACGCTCTGTGAAGGGAACCTTTGATCGGGCAAGAGCAATGAGGGAGTCGTCCGTGCCGTTGCTGGCATTTGGACATCCTGCAATTGATACGATTGGACGCCAGGCGATGTCGTCTGATGCAGGGGGCTTTGTTAGCGCAGCGCTATTTCCTCATGATGAACCAGAATTTGATGTCCTAGTGGTCGCCCTGCTCCAAACGAAGTCGCATGACGGTGCGTCCGCTCATCGATTGCTTCACATCAAGAGAGATCTCTCGGGAACATGGAGCTTTGCTGATCCGGCGCTTCTGGATCGTCTCGGCGAAAATACAAACAAGGCAGTCGCTTTCACGCCCGAAGGTCTGAGTGATTCGTTCGAGGCATTTGTCCAGAATCAGTTTCCCGATCTCGATTTCGCTGCCGATCAACTTCACTACGTTGCCGCACTTTTCAGCTCCCCCTGTAGCCATGTCTGA
- the pglZ gene encoding BREX-1 system phosphatase PglZ type A has translation MSDSRIHNSLQQVFQRHRLVFWYDATGEWVETFNGYPDESVVKLTVAGNEFGTKVRIVRDPNPDAKFLIYVPTARPADADNWLLDLLLQGYEYKADKASLALQEVGLPHEFLHLAEAHGKYFHSAKRVQALKEMIGRDDQSREIRLKMMAVLADTDVEVDAMLLRFLRTDPEADLIATDRVDECLGAAALAEPFWQEVERLFGYTAAVPSLRDFAVSLFRGANPLDTQAALHPHAKVFLQRWKDSQTHSLWFRDWAHQMEKELQIVAALGGLDERKTLGDCDTFEIFEKFTLHRLCQSFANGAAAMDLRAVVQQRRGSIWWPQHEHGYAALEQAVELRELLAGAELTMDSVTSGVSRYVTTWWRIDMAYRLCTWNLRRYGQVQVMEQISQWVEKSYVNNFLLPLADRWSDQVRGMESWGCSDVIAQRRFFSHYVQPFLTKGQKVFVIISDALRYEAASDFAQRLRSANRWTAEVEALFGSLPSYTQLGMAALLPGQQLTVDAITATVTVDGRGATGTANRREILSLACDGKATAIQAEEFLELNTKTEGRALMRDHEVIYIFHNIIDKTGDAAGTEAKTFDAVEQAFAELDLIIKKVANINGSNMLLTADHGFLFQQDDVAKDDATPLPTAGEWTFRNRRFALGLDIPPNAKVKIFDSTELGLAGDWSAAFPLSLGRFPLQGSGMRYVHGGSSLQEVVVPVVKIHKARADDTDKVEIELLRVPAKITTGQLSIALFQDRPAQGKVLPRTLRVGIFAKDGTSLSEIKTHTFDSKESEARQRETTLLLVLSAAADTFNNREVDLRLEETVSGTIQIVTYKTHSLKLQKPFTSDFDEH, from the coding sequence ATGTCTGACTCCCGAATCCACAATAGTCTCCAACAGGTCTTCCAACGCCATCGTTTGGTTTTTTGGTATGATGCCACGGGTGAATGGGTGGAGACCTTCAACGGCTATCCCGATGAAAGCGTGGTCAAGCTCACGGTGGCAGGCAATGAGTTTGGCACCAAGGTGCGCATCGTCCGTGATCCGAACCCCGATGCCAAGTTCCTGATTTATGTGCCCACAGCCCGCCCGGCGGATGCGGACAACTGGCTGCTGGACCTGCTGCTGCAAGGCTATGAATACAAGGCGGACAAGGCCTCGCTGGCGCTCCAGGAAGTCGGCCTACCGCACGAATTTCTCCATCTCGCAGAAGCGCATGGCAAGTATTTCCACAGCGCGAAGCGCGTCCAAGCCCTGAAGGAAATGATCGGCAGGGACGACCAGAGCCGGGAGATCCGGCTCAAGATGATGGCGGTGCTCGCGGACACCGACGTGGAGGTGGATGCCATGCTGCTGCGCTTTCTCCGCACGGACCCGGAAGCGGATTTAATCGCAACGGATCGAGTGGACGAGTGCCTCGGGGCGGCGGCCTTGGCGGAACCGTTTTGGCAGGAAGTGGAGCGCCTCTTTGGCTACACGGCGGCAGTCCCTTCATTGCGGGACTTCGCCGTGTCACTGTTTCGCGGAGCCAATCCGCTGGACACTCAGGCGGCACTGCACCCCCACGCGAAAGTCTTCCTGCAACGGTGGAAGGACAGCCAAACACACAGCCTCTGGTTTCGCGACTGGGCGCACCAAATGGAGAAGGAACTGCAAATCGTCGCCGCACTTGGCGGGCTGGACGAGCGGAAAACACTCGGCGATTGCGATACGTTTGAGATTTTCGAGAAGTTTACTCTGCACCGGCTCTGCCAGTCGTTTGCGAACGGGGCCGCCGCCATGGACCTGCGTGCGGTGGTGCAGCAGCGACGGGGCTCCATCTGGTGGCCGCAGCACGAGCATGGCTATGCCGCCCTGGAGCAAGCGGTGGAACTGCGTGAACTATTGGCCGGGGCTGAGCTAACAATGGACTCTGTCACCAGTGGCGTGAGTCGTTATGTGACCACTTGGTGGCGGATCGACATGGCCTACCGCCTTTGCACCTGGAACTTGCGCCGCTACGGTCAGGTGCAGGTGATGGAGCAAATCTCTCAATGGGTGGAGAAGTCCTATGTGAATAATTTCCTCCTCCCGCTGGCCGACCGCTGGAGCGATCAAGTTCGCGGCATGGAATCGTGGGGGTGCTCCGACGTGATCGCCCAGCGGCGTTTCTTCAGCCACTATGTGCAGCCATTCCTGACAAAGGGGCAGAAGGTATTCGTGATCATCTCTGATGCCCTCCGCTATGAAGCGGCATCTGATTTTGCGCAGCGGCTGCGCTCCGCCAATCGCTGGACCGCTGAGGTGGAGGCGCTGTTTGGCTCCCTGCCATCCTACACCCAGCTCGGGATGGCGGCTCTGCTGCCCGGTCAGCAACTGACCGTGGACGCAATAACGGCAACAGTGACCGTGGATGGACGCGGCGCTACGGGCACGGCCAATCGCCGCGAGATCCTGAGCCTCGCCTGTGATGGAAAAGCGACAGCCATTCAAGCAGAAGAGTTCCTGGAACTGAACACGAAGACCGAGGGCCGTGCGCTGATGCGCGATCACGAGGTCATTTACATCTTCCACAACATCATCGACAAGACCGGCGATGCGGCTGGCACGGAGGCGAAAACTTTCGATGCCGTGGAGCAAGCCTTCGCGGAGCTAGATCTGATCATCAAGAAAGTGGCGAACATCAACGGCAGCAACATGCTGCTCACGGCGGATCACGGCTTCCTCTTCCAGCAGGACGATGTGGCTAAAGACGATGCCACGCCCCTGCCAACCGCCGGCGAATGGACGTTCCGCAATCGGCGGTTTGCGCTAGGACTAGACATCCCACCGAACGCCAAAGTGAAGATATTCGACAGCACTGAACTGGGATTGGCCGGTGACTGGTCAGCCGCATTTCCTCTCTCGCTCGGGCGCTTTCCGCTTCAAGGCTCTGGGATGCGCTACGTCCACGGCGGCAGCAGTCTGCAAGAGGTGGTGGTGCCCGTGGTCAAGATTCACAAGGCCCGCGCTGATGACACGGACAAAGTAGAGATCGAGCTGCTGCGCGTGCCCGCCAAGATCACTACGGGTCAACTTTCCATCGCGCTTTTCCAGGACCGGCCCGCTCAAGGCAAGGTGCTGCCCCGCACGCTCCGCGTGGGCATCTTTGCCAAAGACGGCACGAGTTTGTCAGAGATCAAGACGCATACCTTTGACTCCAAAGAGTCGGAAGCACGCCAGAGAGAGACGACCCTACTTTTGGTGCTTTCCGCCGCTGCCGATACATTCAACAACCGCGAGGTGGATCTGCGCCTCGAAGAAACCGTCTCCGGCACGATCCAGATCGTGACTTACAAGACGCACAGCCTCAAACTCCAGAAACCCTTCACCAGCGACTTCGATGAGCACTGA